A region of Oxyura jamaicensis isolate SHBP4307 breed ruddy duck chromosome 9, BPBGC_Ojam_1.0, whole genome shotgun sequence DNA encodes the following proteins:
- the GPR17 gene encoding uracil nucleotide/cysteinyl leukotriene receptor translates to MNGPADPSSLLFNCSHQSNFSLEASEQCGKETHLENILFATFYFLDFILAFVGNALALWLFIRDQKSGTPANIFLMHLAVADLSFVLVLPTRLVYHFSGNHWPFGEIPCRLTGFLFYLNMYASIYFLMCISVDRFLAIVHPVKSIKLRRSLYAHLACAFLWVIVGVAMAPLLLSVQTVEMNNTTICLQLYREKASRHALVSLAVAFTFPFVTTVTCYLLIIRSLKSGNRVETHLKEKAIKMIIMVLMIFMICFVPYHVNRYIYILHYNGTKTSCETQRILALSNRITSCLTSLNGALDPVMYFFVAEKFRDALCNLFCGKKTVILHQTYEGKTNESSLSAKSEL, encoded by the coding sequence ATGAATGGCCCAGCAGATCCCTCAAGCCTACTTTTCAACTGCTCACATCAATCTAACTTCTCTTTGGAAGCTTCAGAGCAATGTGGCAAAGAGACACACCTCGAGAACATACTTTTTGCCACTTTCTACTTCCTAGACTTCATTTTGGCTTTTGTTGGCAACGCCCTGGCTCTTTGGCTCTTCATCCGAGACCAGAAGTCTGGCACACCTGCCAACATTTTCCTGATGCATCTTGCTGTGGCAGACCTGTCGTTTGTGCTGGTGCTTCCCACACGCCTGGTGTACCATTTTTCTGGTAATCATTGGCCATTTGGTGAGATCCCGTGCAGACTCACTGGCTTCCTTTTTTACCTCAACATGTATGCCAGTATCTACTTCCTCATGTGCATCAGCGTTGACCGTTTCCTCGCCATTGTGCATCCTGTGAAGTCCATCAAGCTTCGCAGGTCCCTTTACGCCCATTTGGCATGTGCCTTTCTATGGGTCATAGTTGGTGTTGCAATGGCACCTCTGCTGCTCAGTGTGCAGACAGTAGAGATGAACAACACAACCATCTGCCTGCAGCTCTACAGAGAAAAGGCATCACGTCATGCTCTTGTGTCCTTAGCAGTTGCATTCACCTTTCCATTTGTTACCACAGTGACCTGCTACTTACTAATCATCAGAAGCCTCAAGAGTGGGAACAGAGTTGAGACACACCTGAAGGAAAAAGCTATCAAAATGATCATCATGGTCCTAATGATCTTTATGATCTGCTTTGTACCTTATCATGTCAACCGCTACATTTATATTCTCCATTACAACGGGACCAAAACTTCCTGTGAAACACAGCGCATTCTAGCACTCAGTAACCGTATCACTTCCTGCCTCACGAGTCTGAATGGTGCCCTCGACCCagtcatgtatttttttgtagCTGAGAAATTCCGTGATGCTTTGTGCAACCTGTTTTGTGGTAAAAAGACTGTAATATTGCATCAAACGTATGAGGGTAAGACAAATGAAAGCTCGCTAAGTGCTAAATCTGAACTGTGA